In one window of Aliidiomarina minuta DNA:
- a CDS encoding symmetrical bis(5'-nucleosyl)-tetraphosphatase: MALYLVGDIHGCAREFEMLLSQVSFNPAHDQLWSVGDLIGRGPQPLEVLQLVDSLGSAFQCVSGNHDLNLLSVLCGVKPANPKDNTETILNSSQRHYWIDWLRQQPLMLQHPSAPLAMAHAGIYPGWSLHQAQQLADEASLVLQSEQFVPFLRDMYSNQPDTWDDGLQGSERFRFIVNAFTRMRFCRQQQQKVILDLDCKAPPAEAPETIKPWFKIWPESATTIAFGHWAALNGDSQRKDIVALDTGCVWGNKLTLWDYENNYYYQQDALAD; this comes from the coding sequence ATGGCGCTTTATCTGGTTGGTGACATTCACGGTTGCGCGCGAGAATTCGAAATGTTGCTCAGCCAGGTCAGTTTCAACCCTGCCCATGATCAGCTTTGGTCAGTAGGGGATCTAATCGGCCGGGGTCCGCAACCGTTAGAAGTTTTACAGCTAGTAGACAGCCTGGGCAGCGCTTTTCAATGTGTATCCGGCAATCATGACCTCAATCTTCTGAGCGTGCTTTGTGGTGTAAAGCCAGCCAACCCTAAAGACAATACCGAAACCATACTCAATAGCTCTCAACGCCATTACTGGATTGACTGGTTACGTCAGCAGCCGTTAATGCTACAGCACCCAAGTGCCCCTCTGGCAATGGCTCATGCAGGCATTTATCCGGGCTGGTCGCTCCACCAGGCACAGCAACTGGCAGACGAAGCTAGCCTGGTGCTGCAAAGCGAGCAATTTGTCCCCTTTTTAAGGGACATGTACAGTAATCAGCCGGATACCTGGGATGACGGACTACAGGGCTCTGAACGCTTCCGTTTTATTGTTAATGCATTTACCCGCATGCGCTTTTGTCGTCAACAGCAGCAAAAAGTAATACTCGACCTGGACTGCAAAGCCCCTCCCGCTGAGGCACCTGAAACTATTAAACCCTGGTTTAAAATCTGGCCCGAGAGCGCAACTACAATAGCTTTCGGACACTGGGCCGCGCTAAATGGAGATAGTCAGCGAAAAGATATCGTTGCTTTGGATACTGGCTGTGTATGGGGAAATAAGCTCACCCTTTGGGATTATGAGAATAATTATTACTACCAACAGGACGCTTTAGCCGATTAA
- the apaG gene encoding Co2+/Mg2+ efflux protein ApaG, with protein sequence MNNSPINIQVETQFMDAQSNPEQDQYVFAYTITIANNAQQSIQLLTREWSINDADGKVTQVAGDGVVGKQPHIGPGEHFTYTSGTVLTTPLGSMQGSYGMLWENGDDIEVPIPAFRLAVPNILH encoded by the coding sequence ATGAATAATTCTCCGATTAATATTCAGGTCGAAACCCAGTTTATGGATGCGCAGTCTAATCCTGAACAGGATCAGTACGTTTTTGCCTACACCATTACTATTGCCAATAATGCACAGCAAAGTATTCAGTTACTGACCCGTGAGTGGAGCATCAATGATGCTGATGGCAAAGTAACCCAGGTGGCTGGTGATGGAGTAGTGGGTAAACAACCTCATATAGGTCCAGGGGAGCATTTTACTTACACTAGCGGCACGGTGCTAACCACTCCGTTGGGCAGCATGCAGGGAAGTTACGGTATGCTTTGGGAAAACGGTGATGACATCGAGGTTCCCATTCCGGCTTTCCGCCTGGCAGTTCCCAATATCTTACATTAA
- the rsmA gene encoding 16S rRNA (adenine(1518)-N(6)/adenine(1519)-N(6))-dimethyltransferase RsmA → MSKVHQGHFARKRFGQNFLHDQDVIESIVSAIHPQPDEALVEIGPGLAALTEPVADICRQLHVIELDRDLADRLQQHPVLADLLTVHRVDALRFDFSELAQELGKKLRVFGNLPYNISTPLIFHLLNQVGQIEDMHFMLQKEVVARMAATPGNKTFGRLSVMIQQACEVAPVLHVPPGAFTPPPKVESAVVRLRPMDNPVYPVHDRKMLNNVCLTGFNQRRKTVRNNFKELVSEQQLEALGIDPSVRPETLNVVDFCNIANWLTEQESDHE, encoded by the coding sequence ATGAGTAAAGTCCACCAGGGGCACTTCGCCCGCAAGCGTTTTGGTCAAAATTTTTTACACGACCAGGATGTAATAGAGTCTATCGTCAGTGCCATCCATCCTCAGCCAGATGAAGCGCTGGTTGAAATCGGTCCTGGCCTCGCTGCACTTACCGAGCCTGTCGCCGATATCTGCCGCCAGTTACATGTTATTGAACTAGATAGAGATCTGGCTGACCGTTTACAGCAGCACCCTGTTTTAGCTGATTTATTAACCGTTCATCGTGTCGATGCTTTACGCTTCGACTTCAGCGAACTGGCGCAAGAGCTGGGAAAAAAACTCAGAGTCTTCGGTAATCTACCTTACAATATTTCAACACCTTTGATTTTCCACCTGTTAAACCAGGTTGGACAAATAGAAGATATGCATTTTATGCTACAAAAAGAAGTCGTTGCACGCATGGCGGCAACCCCGGGTAATAAAACCTTTGGTCGTTTATCAGTCATGATTCAGCAAGCCTGTGAAGTAGCACCCGTACTGCATGTACCGCCTGGGGCTTTTACTCCGCCTCCTAAAGTAGAGTCCGCTGTTGTCCGCCTGCGCCCTATGGACAACCCGGTTTATCCAGTGCACGACCGTAAAATGCTGAACAATGTATGTCTCACTGGTTTTAACCAACGCCGTAAAACCGTACGCAATAACTTCAAGGAGTTAGTCAGTGAGCAGCAACTTGAAGCTTTGGGTATCGACCCCAGTGTTCGCCCTGAAACCCTGAATGTGGTAGATTTCTGTAATATCGCAAATTGGTTAACGGAGCAAGAATCAGATCATGAATAA
- the pdxA gene encoding 4-hydroxythreonine-4-phosphate dehydrogenase PdxA: MPQRIAITAGEPAGIGPDLIIQLCQQKWPVELVVCADKSMLQERAALLGLPLEIVDYDADLPARPLPAGSMTVLHLPVAAKVTPGVLDEANGQYVVSTLNRACQGNLDGEFAAVVTGPVHKGVINDAGIAFSGHTEFFAHQAGCNDVVMMLATEGLRVALVTTHLPLAYVSKAITKERIQQVIHILHADMVNKFNLPQPRILVCGLNPHAGENGHLGTEEIDVIIPALQELRDEYGYHLPGPFPADTIFQPKYLEQADVVLAMFHDQGLPVLKYKGFGAAVNITLGLPFIRTSVDHGTALDLAGQGNANVGSFKLAIEQAISMANQSL; encoded by the coding sequence ATGCCTCAACGCATTGCCATAACTGCCGGTGAACCGGCGGGTATCGGTCCGGATTTAATCATCCAGTTGTGCCAGCAAAAATGGCCGGTTGAATTGGTAGTCTGTGCCGATAAATCAATGCTTCAGGAACGCGCTGCATTGCTTGGGTTACCTTTGGAGATCGTCGACTACGATGCAGATTTACCGGCACGGCCTTTGCCCGCCGGCAGCATGACTGTACTCCACCTGCCTGTGGCAGCGAAGGTGACACCTGGCGTCCTTGACGAAGCCAACGGTCAGTATGTAGTTTCAACCTTGAACCGTGCCTGTCAGGGTAATCTTGATGGTGAGTTTGCAGCCGTGGTCACCGGGCCTGTGCATAAAGGGGTTATTAATGATGCCGGGATTGCCTTCAGTGGACATACCGAATTTTTTGCCCATCAGGCCGGTTGCAACGATGTTGTCATGATGCTGGCGACAGAGGGCTTACGAGTCGCTCTGGTGACCACTCATCTACCGCTAGCCTATGTTTCTAAAGCTATTACCAAAGAGCGTATCCAGCAGGTTATCCATATTTTACACGCAGATATGGTAAACAAATTTAACCTGCCGCAACCTCGCATTCTGGTTTGCGGCCTGAATCCGCACGCTGGTGAAAACGGCCACCTGGGGACCGAGGAAATTGATGTTATCATTCCTGCCCTCCAAGAGTTACGTGATGAATATGGCTACCATTTACCAGGCCCTTTTCCTGCCGATACCATTTTTCAACCCAAGTATCTGGAGCAGGCCGATGTTGTACTTGCCATGTTTCATGATCAGGGATTACCAGTACTTAAATATAAAGGTTTCGGAGCAGCGGTGAATATTACCCTTGGCCTGCCTTTTATTCGCACCTCAGTAGACCATGGCACAGCGCTCGATTTGGCTGGCCAGGGTAATGCCAATGTAGGCAGTTTTAAGCTTGCTATCGAGCAAGCCATTAGCATGGCTAACCAATCACTATGA
- the surA gene encoding peptidylprolyl isomerase SurA — MKVVTSCLFAITLLFSTASTAEELLDQVVVVVNNNVVLESEVESLVQSVRRDAAASGRSLPSEQALRTQATERLILQKLQISMAENMGIRISDAQLDQAIASIAAENNMPVEALRNQVIADGLTWNSYREEVREQIITNEVQRSQVQRRIYISPQEVNNLVRLIDEQGQSATEYNLSHILISFQNEEGDQDEAAARRRADRVMETLNEGDDFAQVAISASSAANALDGGEMGWMSSNAMPTLFAAAVDGESPGTLVGPLRSGVGFHILKVNDVRGADAFTAEEVKARHILIQPSVILSDNRAQQMLTEFRQQIIDGEKDFAELAREHSSDTGSAALGGELGWSDPSAYVPEFRDRVMSQEEGVISEPFRTTHGWHIVEVQDRRVEDITDQRKQDQAQQMLYNRKFREELDIWLQEIRDGAYVEVVR, encoded by the coding sequence ATGAAAGTAGTAACCTCCTGCTTATTTGCAATCACGCTGCTATTCAGTACAGCAAGTACGGCCGAAGAACTGCTCGATCAGGTCGTCGTTGTGGTAAATAACAATGTCGTTCTGGAGAGTGAAGTTGAAAGCCTCGTGCAATCAGTAAGAAGAGATGCCGCGGCTTCCGGGCGCAGCCTGCCGTCAGAGCAAGCTCTGCGGACTCAGGCGACCGAACGCCTGATTTTGCAAAAGCTGCAGATTAGTATGGCAGAAAATATGGGCATACGCATCAGTGATGCTCAGCTGGATCAGGCTATCGCCTCAATTGCCGCAGAAAATAACATGCCGGTTGAAGCTCTGCGTAATCAGGTTATTGCCGATGGTCTTACCTGGAATTCGTATCGCGAAGAGGTCCGAGAACAAATCATTACCAACGAAGTTCAGCGTTCACAGGTACAACGCCGTATTTACATCAGTCCTCAGGAAGTAAATAACCTGGTCAGGCTGATTGACGAACAGGGACAGTCTGCTACCGAATACAACCTGAGTCATATTCTTATCAGCTTCCAGAACGAAGAGGGCGACCAGGATGAAGCCGCGGCAAGACGCCGCGCAGATCGAGTTATGGAAACCCTTAATGAAGGTGACGACTTCGCTCAGGTGGCAATATCAGCTTCCTCAGCCGCTAACGCTCTTGACGGCGGTGAGATGGGTTGGATGAGTAGTAACGCCATGCCTACTTTATTTGCTGCGGCGGTGGATGGCGAAAGTCCCGGCACCCTGGTTGGCCCTTTGCGTTCAGGTGTGGGTTTTCACATTCTAAAAGTAAATGATGTACGGGGCGCAGACGCCTTTACCGCAGAAGAAGTCAAAGCGCGTCATATTTTAATTCAGCCCTCTGTTATTCTTTCAGATAACCGCGCACAGCAAATGCTGACAGAATTCCGTCAACAGATTATTGATGGTGAGAAAGACTTTGCAGAGCTGGCCCGTGAACATTCATCGGATACGGGGTCTGCAGCCCTCGGCGGCGAACTGGGATGGTCTGACCCTTCTGCCTATGTGCCTGAGTTTCGCGACCGTGTAATGAGTCAGGAAGAAGGTGTTATTAGCGAACCTTTTCGCACTACTCACGGCTGGCATATTGTCGAAGTGCAGGACCGCCGGGTAGAAGACATAACCGATCAACGCAAACAGGATCAGGCACAGCAAATGCTCTATAACCGTAAATTCCGCGAAGAACTGGATATCTGGCTACAGGAAATTCGTGACGGAGCTTACGTAGAGGTGGTGCGCTAA
- a CDS encoding LPS-assembly protein LptD — translation MWPQQCEVTPDWVQPSSTSDDISPALYNAVQVTADQANVLHNSYASYLGNVELRHNQQLLQTESAEYNQITGEIRADGGLYFNDGYVAVRGDTFHAHTLQQSATIQDIDYHLVGTSALGSASVLDIQESGGYQNLNFRRASFTTCPGDRPAWQVRARRIEMKEDESWGVAHGAQVRLFNVPVIYIPRFSFPLTDERKSGLLYPTVRSSSRNGLEFEIPYYFNLSPNYDATLTPRYMSERGLMGMAEQRYLSEDHQGQFNIEYLNNDSSRQADNSRFFWRVEHEAEFSSRWSGYVDTSHVSDVNYFNDFGSQFASPADAHIYRRGQVDYQHQNWTAQVQVEDFQMLGPYQNPYRTMPRISVWHESDLPTRQGFTTQWFSEITQFQRQDMADENATRVHMEPGLSYYMRRPGWEWQAETSMLLTHYEQQKFEEEQLNSNSITRALPELRWHGQINLERPLDFSGNGGLQTLQPQLQFLYTPYRDQRDIGIYDSIPMQDDYNGLFRPRRFTGLDRIADANQITLGATTSIFNHRAEELMRLSLGQIFYFDDSQTQLFDDTTQITDNNSELAAELDFRFGSRWYFSLGAQYDSQLNQMQKSRSAVEYRKDSNNLIQLNHRQIRGLVGTEADVEQLGLVTTWQVHQDWSIAGHWYQDLRNGDALDVNFGFQYERCCWALRVSGYRRIDRNFEGISSTQPLTPAEFDNGISLQFVITGLSGDRSSLSNLLQQGIFGYRRPFYLSN, via the coding sequence ATGTGGCCGCAACAATGCGAGGTCACGCCTGATTGGGTCCAACCTTCCAGCACCTCAGATGATATTTCTCCAGCTCTTTATAATGCAGTGCAGGTGACTGCTGATCAGGCTAATGTTTTACATAATAGTTACGCTTCCTACCTGGGAAACGTAGAGTTACGCCACAATCAGCAATTACTGCAAACTGAAAGTGCCGAATACAACCAAATCACCGGTGAAATCCGAGCCGACGGTGGACTCTATTTTAATGATGGGTACGTTGCTGTGCGTGGAGATACTTTTCATGCCCACACTCTCCAGCAAAGCGCTACGATTCAGGACATTGATTATCATCTTGTAGGCACATCAGCACTAGGGTCAGCGAGTGTACTCGACATCCAGGAGTCTGGCGGCTATCAGAACCTGAACTTCCGCCGAGCCAGCTTTACCACGTGTCCGGGTGATCGTCCGGCATGGCAGGTTCGTGCCCGACGTATTGAGATGAAAGAAGATGAAAGCTGGGGGGTGGCCCACGGTGCTCAGGTTCGTTTATTTAATGTTCCTGTCATTTATATCCCTCGCTTTAGTTTCCCGCTTACTGACGAGCGCAAATCCGGCCTGCTCTATCCTACCGTTCGCAGCTCGTCTCGTAATGGCCTGGAATTCGAAATTCCTTATTACTTCAATCTGTCCCCCAATTACGACGCTACCCTGACACCTCGTTATATGTCTGAGCGTGGCCTGATGGGGATGGCGGAGCAACGCTACCTGAGCGAAGATCACCAGGGTCAGTTCAACATCGAATATCTGAACAACGATAGCTCCAGGCAAGCCGACAACAGTCGTTTTTTCTGGCGGGTAGAACATGAAGCTGAATTCAGCTCACGCTGGAGCGGTTACGTTGACACCAGTCACGTTAGCGATGTCAATTATTTCAATGATTTTGGCAGTCAGTTCGCCAGCCCCGCCGATGCCCATATCTATCGCCGCGGCCAGGTTGACTACCAACATCAGAACTGGACCGCGCAGGTTCAGGTAGAAGACTTCCAAATGCTGGGACCCTACCAGAATCCCTATCGCACCATGCCCCGTATCAGCGTCTGGCATGAAAGCGACTTACCAACCCGTCAGGGGTTTACCACTCAATGGTTTAGTGAAATAACTCAATTTCAGCGCCAGGATATGGCGGATGAAAATGCGACCCGCGTGCACATGGAGCCAGGCTTGAGTTATTACATGCGCAGACCTGGTTGGGAATGGCAGGCTGAAACCAGCATGCTGCTGACTCATTATGAACAACAAAAATTCGAAGAAGAGCAGCTGAACAGCAACTCTATTACTCGAGCCCTTCCCGAGCTAAGGTGGCATGGCCAGATAAACCTTGAACGACCACTGGATTTTTCAGGCAATGGAGGGCTACAGACGTTGCAACCGCAACTCCAGTTTCTCTACACGCCTTACCGCGACCAGCGTGATATCGGAATATATGACTCCATACCCATGCAGGATGATTACAATGGGCTGTTTCGACCCCGCCGTTTCACCGGTCTGGATCGAATAGCAGATGCCAATCAGATAACGCTGGGGGCCACTACCAGCATATTTAACCACAGAGCTGAGGAACTTATGCGCCTTAGCCTGGGTCAGATCTTTTACTTTGATGATAGTCAGACACAGCTGTTTGATGACACAACCCAGATTACTGACAATAATTCTGAGCTGGCTGCTGAACTCGACTTTCGTTTTGGCTCGCGCTGGTACTTCAGTCTGGGAGCGCAATACGATAGTCAGCTGAACCAAATGCAAAAAAGTCGGTCTGCTGTTGAATATCGTAAAGATAGCAACAATTTGATACAGTTGAACCATCGTCAGATTCGAGGTCTTGTTGGTACAGAAGCCGATGTCGAACAGCTCGGCTTAGTGACCACCTGGCAAGTTCATCAAGACTGGTCAATAGCGGGTCACTGGTATCAGGATTTGCGTAATGGAGACGCACTTGATGTTAATTTCGGGTTTCAGTATGAACGTTGCTGCTGGGCCCTGCGAGTAAGTGGATATCGTAGAATTGACCGTAATTTCGAAGGCATTTCAAGTACACAACCTCTGACACCGGCGGAGTTTGATAACGGGATTAGCCTGCAATTTGTAATTACCGGCTTGTCGGGCGACCGTTCCAGCCTTAGCAATTTATTGCAGCAGGGCATTTTTGGATACCGTCGGCCGTTTTATTTAAGTAACTAA
- a CDS encoding aminoglycoside phosphotransferase family protein yields the protein MHSLNQRQQKLEQWLATQSLCPDGELLVVSGDASFRRYFRYLHQGHWYIAVDAPPPQESLQEFLAIAAAYKQTGVPVPHVYAYNKDDGFMILEDLGDDLFYSHLQDDSSARDYYIQALDLLPGVMRTIRTEDGDLPVYSGELLQTELSLFSDWLLEQHLQLKLSLAEQEIWLATCALLVDNATGQPQVGVHRDYHSRNIMCTESSGLALIDFQDAVLGPVTYDAVSLLRDCYLAWPDELVSELSEHLYQRLQTEHILQPEVSLQQWQRWFDLMGIQRHCKAAGIFARLCHRDGKLNYLADVPRTLNYILEVSAKYPELSDFHRLLKERVEPAVQACAQ from the coding sequence TTGCATTCGCTCAATCAACGTCAGCAAAAATTAGAGCAGTGGTTAGCTACACAGAGTCTGTGTCCGGATGGAGAGTTGCTTGTGGTCTCCGGTGACGCCAGTTTTCGCCGCTATTTTCGCTACCTGCATCAGGGTCATTGGTACATTGCGGTAGACGCTCCGCCGCCGCAGGAGTCTCTGCAGGAATTTTTGGCCATCGCGGCGGCCTATAAGCAGACCGGAGTGCCGGTTCCTCATGTTTACGCTTATAACAAGGATGATGGTTTTATGATCCTTGAGGATCTCGGTGACGACCTGTTTTACAGTCACCTGCAAGATGATTCGAGTGCGCGAGATTATTATATTCAGGCACTGGATCTGTTACCGGGGGTTATGCGCACCATTCGCACTGAAGATGGAGACTTGCCTGTTTATTCAGGTGAACTTCTGCAGACTGAATTAAGTTTATTCAGCGACTGGTTGCTAGAGCAACACCTGCAGCTAAAGCTGAGTCTTGCGGAACAGGAAATCTGGTTAGCTACTTGTGCGCTGTTAGTAGATAACGCCACGGGGCAGCCTCAGGTAGGAGTACACAGGGACTATCATTCGCGCAATATCATGTGCACAGAGTCTTCTGGTCTGGCGCTGATTGACTTTCAGGATGCTGTTCTGGGGCCAGTTACTTACGACGCGGTTTCCTTGCTGCGCGACTGTTATCTGGCATGGCCGGATGAATTGGTGAGTGAATTAAGTGAACATCTGTATCAGCGATTACAGACGGAGCACATTCTGCAACCTGAGGTTAGCCTGCAACAATGGCAACGCTGGTTTGATTTAATGGGTATTCAGCGCCACTGCAAGGCGGCGGGTATTTTTGCGCGGCTTTGTCACCGTGACGGTAAATTAAACTACCTGGCTGATGTACCGCGAACCTTGAATTATATCCTCGAAGTATCTGCAAAATATCCCGAGCTCAGTGATTTTCATCGTTTACTGAAAGAACGTGTAGAACCAGCGGTGCAAGCATGCGCGCAATGA
- the murU gene encoding N-acetylmuramate alpha-1-phosphate uridylyltransferase MurU, with amino-acid sequence MRAMILAAGRGQRMRPLTDNMPKPLLPVAGKPLIDYHLEKLARAGVKDVVINHAWQGASLHQHIGNGQAYGLNVAWSAEPEGGLETAGGIIKALPLLGDEPFWVINGDVWTDYAFSSLPTTLDDALGHLILVTNPQHNQNGDFQLAQDRVELPEAGPGYTFSGLSLLSPQLFAGYPVTKLALKPLFLAAIQQQQLQGSVYNGQWTDVGTPQRLEQLSAQLLAQRRQQEQ; translated from the coding sequence ATGCGCGCAATGATTCTGGCGGCTGGCCGAGGGCAGCGCATGCGTCCGCTCACTGACAATATGCCCAAGCCTTTGTTGCCGGTGGCAGGCAAACCTTTGATTGATTACCACCTGGAAAAGTTAGCACGGGCTGGAGTCAAAGACGTGGTTATTAATCATGCCTGGCAAGGCGCCAGTTTGCACCAGCATATAGGTAATGGGCAGGCTTATGGTCTCAATGTTGCCTGGTCAGCAGAACCTGAAGGCGGTCTGGAAACAGCCGGGGGCATTATAAAAGCATTACCATTACTGGGGGATGAGCCGTTTTGGGTTATTAATGGTGATGTCTGGACCGATTATGCGTTCTCCAGTTTACCTACCACACTGGACGATGCACTGGGTCATTTGATTTTGGTGACAAACCCACAGCATAACCAGAATGGAGACTTTCAGTTAGCTCAGGATCGGGTAGAGCTGCCTGAAGCAGGGCCTGGTTATACCTTTAGCGGTCTTAGCTTGCTAAGCCCGCAGTTGTTTGCTGGTTATCCAGTAACTAAGCTGGCATTAAAGCCTTTATTTTTAGCAGCCATTCAGCAGCAGCAACTACAGGGTTCTGTTTATAATGGGCAATGGACAGATGTAGGTACGCCACAGCGACTTGAGCAATTATCAGCTCAGCTGCTGGCTCAGCGACGGCAACAGGAGCAATAA
- the djlA gene encoding co-chaperone DjlA, translated as MWGKILGAAFGFLFLRIPGLILGFLIGHWFDRAYAQHQTQEGGFSRFFYDTAISGEKATFFFAMFATMGHLAKAKGRVTEQDIAQAQALMHRLELRGETMREAQQAFREGKDPAFPLDKTLRRFRDDSRGRRDILQLFMEQLILTALNDSKLERDEYNILLRAARTLGFNKFELDKWLLMTGASARFQRAHRSQNYTKSSGQARGSQDASRLQDAYQALGVKADVSDQELKKAYRKLMREHHPDKLAAQGLPEEMMKAAKERTQNIQAAYDQIKRSRGRN; from the coding sequence ATGTGGGGAAAGATTCTGGGGGCGGCTTTTGGTTTCCTGTTTTTACGTATACCGGGCCTCATTCTGGGGTTCCTGATCGGGCACTGGTTTGACCGTGCTTATGCACAGCATCAGACTCAGGAAGGCGGCTTTTCGCGGTTTTTTTATGACACTGCAATAAGCGGCGAAAAGGCGACGTTTTTCTTTGCCATGTTCGCCACTATGGGGCATTTAGCGAAAGCGAAAGGGCGGGTTACCGAACAGGATATCGCTCAGGCGCAGGCATTGATGCACAGACTGGAGTTGCGTGGGGAAACGATGCGCGAGGCGCAACAAGCTTTTCGCGAAGGTAAAGACCCAGCGTTCCCGCTGGATAAAACCTTACGTCGTTTTCGTGACGATAGCCGGGGGCGGCGCGACATTCTGCAGTTGTTTATGGAGCAACTGATTTTAACCGCACTGAATGACAGTAAGTTAGAGCGTGACGAGTATAATATTTTGTTGCGTGCCGCCCGCACACTTGGTTTTAATAAATTCGAACTGGATAAATGGTTGCTGATGACAGGAGCCAGTGCCCGTTTTCAAAGGGCTCACCGGTCACAGAACTATACAAAAAGCAGTGGTCAGGCTCGCGGCTCCCAGGATGCTTCCCGGTTGCAGGATGCTTATCAGGCGCTAGGTGTGAAAGCAGACGTTAGCGATCAGGAATTGAAAAAAGCGTATCGTAAGTTAATGCGTGAACACCATCCGGATAAGCTTGCTGCCCAGGGGCTACCAGAAGAAATGATGAAAGCAGCGAAAGAGCGAACGCAGAATATTCAGGCCGCCTATGATCAAATCAAGCGCAGCCGGGGGCGTAACTAA
- a CDS encoding DUF3530 family protein: MKQTLLHLCLLTVLLTPAAAQANNDLDYYLPPGEVVWLGEGDTQVLLLEQENKQAFDRGSILHIPEWGYHPYQSAAIRSLYQSMPDYGWQSYALQPPTQPLDNFRWQGDEDVRYPEPLADEELAELREQLRERVELAYSQTSLIAGSVIIVAEGISAALLTDLFSRNELPLPDAFVVYGIYFPQWQLNQQLATKLAQLPVPVLDLSPHDGNDWVTQAASRRQQQAQRHQQVSYRQRIIPAGTHAHQPRYLQHQLYGWLRSNDF; encoded by the coding sequence ATGAAACAGACCTTACTGCACCTATGCCTGCTGACTGTACTGCTAACCCCGGCAGCAGCACAGGCTAACAACGACCTTGACTACTACCTGCCTCCCGGCGAGGTGGTCTGGTTAGGTGAAGGTGATACTCAGGTACTGCTACTTGAGCAGGAGAACAAACAGGCGTTTGATCGGGGGAGTATTCTGCATATTCCAGAATGGGGGTATCATCCTTACCAGTCCGCCGCTATTCGCAGCTTATATCAAAGCATGCCCGATTATGGCTGGCAAAGTTACGCGTTACAGCCACCGACACAACCGCTTGATAATTTTCGCTGGCAGGGCGACGAAGACGTCCGCTACCCGGAGCCGCTAGCGGATGAAGAACTGGCTGAATTACGTGAACAACTGCGGGAACGGGTCGAGTTAGCTTATAGTCAGACCAGTTTAATAGCCGGGTCAGTTATTATTGTCGCTGAAGGCATCAGTGCAGCATTATTAACTGATTTGTTCAGCCGCAATGAATTGCCTCTGCCCGATGCCTTTGTGGTTTATGGTATCTATTTCCCTCAGTGGCAACTCAATCAGCAATTGGCCACCAAGCTCGCGCAGCTACCAGTGCCAGTGCTTGATCTCTCGCCCCATGACGGCAACGACTGGGTAACTCAGGCCGCCTCACGTCGTCAGCAACAAGCACAACGCCACCAGCAGGTAAGTTATCGCCAGCGTATTATTCCGGCCGGCACTCATGCTCACCAACCACGCTATTTGCAGCACCAGCTTTATGGCTGGTTACGCAGCAACGATTTTTAG